A genomic segment from Triticum dicoccoides isolate Atlit2015 ecotype Zavitan chromosome 1A, WEW_v2.0, whole genome shotgun sequence encodes:
- the LOC119288788 gene encoding uncharacterized protein LOC119288788, whose protein sequence is MAMAALRCAAGRRLAGGGRLLPPALSRLRPAAPGLGRPNLTLTQALSSHGKEEAGREVLEQIQEKKERLYDLILRHGYKRNDGSMCYSNVQLMHHLSAHIKPRPQSIAWRYLRKVHSLYILWMCLSPGISAYAIWNIYKAGGNNLGAVQQGGQELSNKNCIG, encoded by the exons ATGGCGATGGCGGCTCTCCGATGCGCCGCCGGAAGGAGGCTCGCCGGTGGCGGCCGCCTTCTACCGCCGGCGCTCAGCCGGCTTCGCCCCGCCGCTCCCGGCTTGGGCCGCCCGAATCTCACGCTCACGCAG GCCTTGTCATCGCACGGGAAAGAAGAAGCCGGGAGGGAGGTCCTGGAGCAGAtccaggagaagaaggagaggctcTACGACCTCATCCTGCGCCACGGCTATAAGCGCAACGACGGCTCCATGTGCTACTCAAACGTTCAGCTCATGCACCATCTCTCGGCGCACATCAAACCTAGGCCCCAAAGCATCGCCTG GCGTTACCTTCGGAAAGTTCATAGCCTCTATATTCTCTGGATGTGCTTAAGCCCTGGCATAAGCGCCTACGCAATCTGGAACAtatataaagcggggggaaacaACTTGGGTGCTGTTCAACAGGGAGGACAAGAATTGAGTAACAAGAATTGCATCGGTTAG